In Musa acuminata AAA Group cultivar baxijiao chromosome BXJ2-3, Cavendish_Baxijiao_AAA, whole genome shotgun sequence, the following proteins share a genomic window:
- the LOC103979275 gene encoding probable choline kinase 2 isoform X1 encodes MVGIVVGDGICGGMEEVEGRIPEEVERRIPEEARGILQRLASSWCDVADSMALEVVPLKGALTNEVYQVNWPTCATAAGKRPHTVLVRIYGEGVDVFFDREEEIRTFECLSRHGQGPLLLGRFPNGRVEEFIHARTLSAVDLRDPEISGLIASKLREFHDLDMPGHRTVLLWGRLRCWLKVAKSFYPAEEIEEFCLDALEEEIMTLENELSEEDQRIGFCHNDLQYGNIMIDEETRVVTIIDYEYASFNPVAYDLANHFCEMAADYHSKTPHILDYSKYPDHEERQRFVKLYLGSSGEKPGDAEVENLLMNIEKYALASHLLWGLWGIISEHVNKIDFDYMEYARQRFQQYWLKKSATLYSGVDG; translated from the exons ATGGTGGGGATTGTGGTTGGGGATGGCATCTGTGGGGGGATGGAGGAGGTGGAAGGAAGGATTCCCGAGGAGGTGGAGAGGAGGATTCCCGAGGAGGCGAGGGGGATCTTGCAGCGGCTGGCCTCCAGCTGGTGCGACGTGGCCGACTCCATGGCGCTCGAGGTGGTGCCCCTCAAGGGAGCCCTGACCAATGAGGTCTACCAGGTCAACTGGCCAACCTGCGCCACGGCTGCCGGGAAACGACCCCATACGGTGCTGGTCCGCATCTACGGCGAAGGAGTGGACGTGTTCTTCGACCGCGAGGAAGAGATCCGGACGTTCGAGTGCCTGTCCAGGCACGGACAGGGGCCGCTCCTCCTTGGCCGCTTTCCCAACGGCCGCGTCGAGGAGTTCATTCACGCCAGG ACACTTTCGGCTGTTGACCTTCGTGACCCAGAAATATCTGGTCTCATAGCATCAAAGTTAAGAGAGTTCCATGATCTTGATATGCCTGGTCACAGAACTGTACTCCTCTGGGGCAGATTGAG ATGCTGGCTTAAAGTAGCCAAGAGCTTCTACCCTGCTGAAGAAATTGAAGAGTTTTGCTTGGACGCATTAGAGGAGGAGATCATGACATTGGAGAATGAACTTTCTGAAGAGGATCAGAGGATTGGCTTTTGCCATAATGATCTTCAGTATGGCAACATTATGATTGATGAAGAGACCAGAGTAGTGACTATCATA GACTATGAGTATGCAAGTTTCAACCCTGTCGCATATGATCTTGCTAATCACTTCTGCGAGATGGCTGCTGATTACCACAGCAAAACGCCTCACATATTGGACTATAGCAAATATCCAG ATCATGAGGAGCGTCAAAGATTTGTAAAGCTATATCTTGGTTCTTCAG GTGAGAAACCAGGAGACGCCGAGGTTGAGAATCTGCTGATGAATATTGAGAAATATGCTTTGGCAAGCCATCTCCTGTGGGGTTTGTGGGGAATAATATCT GAACATGTAAACAAAATAGACTTCGATTATATGGAGTACGCAAGGCAGAGGTTCCAACAGTACTGGCTGAAGAAGTCTGCAACCTTGTATTCAGGCGTTGATGGATAG
- the LOC103979275 gene encoding probable choline kinase 2 isoform X2, which produces MVGIVVGDGICGGMEEVEGRIPEEVERRIPEEARGILQRLASSWCDVADSMALEVVPLKGALTNEVYQVNWPTCATAAGKRPHTVLVRIYGEGVDVFFDREEEIRTFECLSRHGQGPLLLGRFPNGRVEEFIHARTLSAVDLRDPEISGLIASKLREFHDLDMPGHRTVLLWGRLRCWLKVAKSFYPAEEIEEFCLDALEEEIMTLENELSEEDQRIGFCHNDLQYGNIMIDEETRVVTIIPVTVVPFSANNSSPGHCFQHIGL; this is translated from the exons ATGGTGGGGATTGTGGTTGGGGATGGCATCTGTGGGGGGATGGAGGAGGTGGAAGGAAGGATTCCCGAGGAGGTGGAGAGGAGGATTCCCGAGGAGGCGAGGGGGATCTTGCAGCGGCTGGCCTCCAGCTGGTGCGACGTGGCCGACTCCATGGCGCTCGAGGTGGTGCCCCTCAAGGGAGCCCTGACCAATGAGGTCTACCAGGTCAACTGGCCAACCTGCGCCACGGCTGCCGGGAAACGACCCCATACGGTGCTGGTCCGCATCTACGGCGAAGGAGTGGACGTGTTCTTCGACCGCGAGGAAGAGATCCGGACGTTCGAGTGCCTGTCCAGGCACGGACAGGGGCCGCTCCTCCTTGGCCGCTTTCCCAACGGCCGCGTCGAGGAGTTCATTCACGCCAGG ACACTTTCGGCTGTTGACCTTCGTGACCCAGAAATATCTGGTCTCATAGCATCAAAGTTAAGAGAGTTCCATGATCTTGATATGCCTGGTCACAGAACTGTACTCCTCTGGGGCAGATTGAG ATGCTGGCTTAAAGTAGCCAAGAGCTTCTACCCTGCTGAAGAAATTGAAGAGTTTTGCTTGGACGCATTAGAGGAGGAGATCATGACATTGGAGAATGAACTTTCTGAAGAGGATCAGAGGATTGGCTTTTGCCATAATGATCTTCAGTATGGCAACATTATGATTGATGAAGAGACCAGAGTAGTGACTATCATA CCTGTTACTGTTGTACCATTTAGTGCCAACAATTCTTCACCTGGACATTGTTTTCAGCATATCG GACTATGA
- the LOC135607950 gene encoding protein PIGMENT DEFECTIVE 338, chloroplastic-like: MTALRSHCCHPLFSFASFDSKPTLPLPFLSLAGRPFFGGRRPRAGPFRRLLAAAAAQDPHPSKELDLELLLHSKPSPVPSDDDDDDDPRKPPDSDEALAPFLKFFKARDSAEEGLIISGEESDAEAAAEAEAEVEEKDKERVEVQYYEPKPGDLVVGVVVSGNENRLDVNVGADMLGTMLTKEVLPLYEAELPFLLCDRDKDAAEYTVPGKMGILKDEEALSGGKVAGRPVVEVGTILFAEVLGRTLSGRPLLSTRRMFRRVAWHRVRQIMQLNEPIEVKIFEWNTGGLLTRIEGLRAFLPKAELMNRIKNFTDLKDNVSRRMYVCIIRIDEATNDLIISEREAWDMMNLKEGTLIEGTVCKILPFGAQIRIGATNRSGLLHISNITRARVSSVSDVLKVDEKVKVLVVKSMFPDKISLSIADLEREPGLFLSDREKVFSEAEEMAQKYRRKLPVISASHKFETPPTDSLPFDDEARLYANWKWFKFEQHTEVNDGDNIISEC, encoded by the exons atgacggcgTTGCGAAGCCACTGCTGCCATCCTCTGTTCTCCTTCGCCTCCTTCGACAGCAAGCCTACCCTTCCCCTTCCCTTTTTATCCCTCGCCGGGAGACCCTTCTTTGGTGGGCGACGTCCTCGCGCCGGCCCATTCCGCCGCTTGCTAGCCGCCGCTGCCGCCCAAGACCCCCACCCGTCCAAGGAGTTAGACCTCGAGCTTCTGCTTCACAGCAAGCCCTCCCCCGTCCCCAgcgacgacgatgacgacgacgaccctCGGAAGCCCCCCGACTCGGATGAGGCATTGGCTCCCTTTTTGAAGTTCTTCAAAGCCAGAGATTCCGCGGAGGAGGGTCTCATCATCTCCGGCGAAGAGAGCGACGCCGAGGCGGCCGCCGAAGCCGAAGCTGAGGTGGAGGAGAAGGACAAGGAGAGAGTGGAAGTCCAGTACTACGAGCCCAAGCCCGGGGATCTGGTGGTCGGCGTCGTCGTGTCAGGAAATGAGAACAGACTCGATGTTAATGTTGGCGCCGACATGCTTGGTACGATGCTGACCAAGGAGGTGCTGCCGCTATATGAAGCGGAATTGCCCTTCCTGCTTTGCGATCGGGACAAGGATGCGGCCGAATACACGGTGCCTGGGAAGATGGGAATTCTGAAGGACGAGGAGGCGTTGAGTGGGGGGAAAGTGGCAGGGAGGCCCGTCGTTGAAGTCGGGACGATTCTCTTCGCGGAGGTGCTCGGTCGCACGCTGAGTGGACGGCCGCTCCTGTCTACGAGAAGGATGTTCCGGCGGGTCGCGTGGCACCGAGTGAGGCAG ATAATGCAATTGAATGAGCCTATAGAGGTAAAAATTTTTGAGTGGAACACTGGTGGCCTTCTTACTAGAATTGAG GGTTTGCGTGCATTCCTCCCTAAAGCTGAATTGATGAATAGAATAAAGAATTTCACAGATTTAAAAGACAAT GTCAGCCGCAGGATGTACGTGTGTATTATCAGGATCGATGAAGCAACTAATGACTTGATAATTAGTGAGAGAGAAGCCTGG GATATGATGAACCTGAAAGAAGGAACACTTATAGAAGGAACCGTGTGCAAAATTCTTCCATTTGGAGCACAAATTAGGATAGGTGCCACAAACCGGAG TGGGTTGCTTCATATCTCAAATATAACTCGTGCCCGAGTTTCTTCAGTAAGTGATGTACTAAAGGTGGATGAAAAAGTGAAGGTTCTCGTGGTGAAGTCAATGTTTCCAGACAAAATATCTCTTAG CATTGCAGATCTTGAACGCGAGCCTGGACTTTTTCTATCGGATAGGGAG AAAGTGTTTTCTGAGGCTGAAGAGATGGCCCAAAAGTATAGAAGAAAGCTACCTGTTATTTCTGCATCACACAAGTTCGAGACTCCTCCGACCGATTCGCTTCCTTTTGATGATGAAGCTAGATTATATGCAAACTGGAAATGGTTCAAATTTGAACAGCATACCGAAGTGAATGATGGCGACAACATCATCTCAGAATGCTAG
- the LOC103979612 gene encoding ABC transporter A family member 7-like, with protein MELSASYLSRGAASFFTQANALHRKNLTFQKLNLKTNIEIVAFPIFLCAVIFVIQNVVEDEMNKDGHRYGCQGGVCSSLFEWPALLQVPGPESRAVTSDHPTPAGLPDESCKVSQSCPALVLFTGGNQSFAQILAQSLLLSSSSALNLLDFPSSLSTVMLGTDTSTGNTQFMEPAFVSDRPLNLIQPQCTSNARSPISIKIANRSIELAYDFLNSDENSFNLNIGYNSTCNDGNGYLVRVPHSVNLASNAYLKFHDGPVVMAVLYLKEMPKTGTQSRFDISSLLSALFFTWIIELLFPVILTYLVHERQQKLNIMMEMHGLRDGPYWLISYVYFFSLSSLYMICSVIFGSLIGLKFFRLSDYSVQIVFYFFYINLQIAMAFLASPFFSAVKTATVTGYIYVFGSGLLGPYLLQSFIEDTSFPRAWIIMMELIPGFSLYRGLYELSQYSFKGYQMGTSGMQWGDLNDRQNGMKDVLIIMFVEWLVFLLVAFYLDQVLGGIRKVPLFLLNYFQKKSPSSQRNRSLRRRGFGVPVETESSDVSQEVSCITFQSYCKLD; from the exons ATGGAGTTATCGGCCTCCTATTTGTCCCGCGGCGCCGCTAGCTTCTTCACCCAAGCCAATGCTCTCCACCGCAAGAACCTCACCTTCCAG AAGCTAAACCTGAAGACCAACATCGAGATCGTCGCGTTCCCCATCTTCCTCTGCGCGGTGATCTTCGTCATCCAGAATGTGGTGGAGGACGAGATGAACAAGGACGGGCATCGATACGGGTGCCAGGGAGGGGTCTGCTCCAGCCTCTTCGAGTGGCCGGCGCTCCTCCAAGTTCCTGGCCCCGAGTCTCGCGCAGTGACATCCGATCACCCCACCCCCGCGGGCTTGCCCGATGAGTCTTGCAAGGTCTCGCAGTCCTGTCCGGCGTTGGTACTTTTCACCGGCGGCAATCAATCCTTCGCACAAA TTCTGGCGCAGAGTCTGCTTCTGAGTTCTTCCTCCGCATTGAACCTCTTGGATTTCCCCAGCAGTTTGTCTACTGTCATGCTT GGGACCGACACATCAACGGGAAACACACAGTTCATGGAGCCTGCTTTTGTCTCTGATAGACCCTTAAATCTGATCCAACCACAGTGTACATCAAATGCGAGAAGTCCAATTTCCATTAAAATTGCCAACAGATCAATTGAGCTAG CCTATGACTTCTTGAACTCTGATGAAAACTCTTTTAATCTAAATATAGGGTACAACTCAACGTGTAATGATGGCAATGGTTATCTGGTGCGTGTGCCTCACTCGGTGAATCTG GCCTCAAATGCCTATCTGAAGTTTCACGATGGTCCTGTTGTCATGGCAGTGCTATATCTAAAAGAAATGCCCAAAACTGGAACACAGTCGAGGTTTGACATTTCTTCTCTTCTCAGTGCGTTATTCTTCACATGGATCATTGAGCTACTTTTCCCG GTCATCTTGACATACCTTGTCCACGAGAGGCAACAAAAGTTAAACATTATGATGGAAATGCATGGGCTAAGGGATGGACCTTACTGGTTGATATCTTACGTCTACTTTTTCTCACTATCATCACTCTACATGATATGTTCTGTAATATTTGGCTCTCTAATAG GGCTAAAATTTTTCAGATTGAGTGACTACAGCGTACAAATCGTGTTCTATTTCTTTTACATAAACTTGCAGATAGCGATGGCCTTTCTCGCATCACCTTTCTTTTCTGCCGTGAAAACTGCTACAG TCACTGGGTACATTTATGTGTTTGGTTCCGGCTTATTAGGACCATACCTTTTGCAATCTTTCATCGAAGATACTAGCTTTCCAA GAGCTTGGATTATAATGATGGAGCTCATTCCTGGATTTTCCTTGTATCGTGGGTTATATGAGCTTTCACAGTATTCCTTTAAAGGATATCAAATGGGGACTTCTGGCATGCAATGGGGAGACTTAAATGACAGGCAAAATGGGATGAAAGATGTGTTGATCATAATGTTTGTTGAGTGGCTAGTATTTCTTCTAGTTGCATTCTATTTGGATCAGGTATTAGGAGGAATCAGGAAGGTTCCACTATTTTTGTTAAACTATTTCCAGAAAAAATCTCCATCATCTCAAAGAAACCGTAGTTTGCGGCGACGAGGATTCGGAGTTCCTGTTGAAACGGAGAGTAGTGATGTTTCTCAGGAAGTAAGTTGCATTACTTTTCAGAGCTATTGTAAACTTGACTGA